In Moorena sp. SIOASIH, the following proteins share a genomic window:
- a CDS encoding Uma2 family endonuclease, whose amino-acid sequence MVKTTSKLTFEEYLEYDDGTDNRYELFDGELVELPPDSEPNNWRVMWLRDELVQLVYRRLIKTHNCELQVPGNPQNRYPDLVVIREEHLIQTEKRLTITLDMLPPQFVAEVVSPYKNQRDENYRRDYVEKVQQYQERAIPEYWIIDPQEQLVTVLVLNNGSYEKQEFRDNQQIVSQTFGDFKFTALQVISAN is encoded by the coding sequence ATGGTTAAAACCACCTCCAAACTCACTTTTGAGGAATACCTGGAATATGATGATGGCACAGATAACCGTTATGAGCTATTTGATGGGGAGTTAGTAGAATTGCCTCCTGATAGTGAACCAAATAATTGGAGGGTAATGTGGCTAAGGGATGAATTAGTCCAACTAGTTTACCGCCGTTTAATTAAGACGCACAATTGTGAATTACAAGTTCCAGGAAATCCTCAAAATCGCTATCCAGATTTGGTAGTAATTAGAGAAGAACATCTGATCCAAACGGAAAAACGCTTAACTATCACCCTTGATATGCTTCCCCCACAATTTGTGGCTGAGGTAGTTAGCCCCTACAAAAACCAAAGGGATGAAAACTACCGACGTGATTATGTAGAGAAGGTACAACAATACCAAGAAAGGGCTATTCCTGAATATTGGATTATTGACCCCCAAGAGCAGTTAGTAACTGTGCTGGTGTTAAACAATGGTAGTTATGAAAAACAAGAATTTCGTGATAATCAGCAGATTGTTTCCCAGACTTTCGGTGATTTTAAGTTTACGGCTTTACAGGTGATAAGTGCTAATTGA